In one Sphingomonas sp. S1-29 genomic region, the following are encoded:
- a CDS encoding alpha-amylase family glycosyl hydrolase: MIRTLATAMAIAIIAAPPVAAQQTAPPLELRQRLPQDEVIYFVLPDRFANGDRRNDRGGIAGDRFAHGFDPTHKGFFHGGDIKGLIDRLDYIQSLGMTAIWLTPVFKNKPMQGGKGEESAGYHGYWITDFTTVDPHLGADTDFTALVAAAHARGMKVYMDIIANHTADVFYFAECEGKATCAYRSRADYPYATRGGPKGEPINRGFAGDRVMTTQNFARLTDPNYAYGVKIKPQERAIKVPAWLNEPIHYHNRGNTMFSNESSTMGDFVGLDDLMTESPRVAQGMINIYGDWIDRFGVDGFRIDTARHVNPEFWTKFTPAMLDRAKAKGIPNFHIFGEAAWSELEIGLLQRHTVVDKLPSVLDFAFATAVQQTVAEGKPTAALAKLFWGDAMYAGGEPAALQLPTFIGNHDQGRFAMFVTRANPQADDAELLARTRLGHEMLLTLRGVPTIYYGDEQGFAGKGNDQDSRQTMFASSAATYLEEKLVGTARTHREDHFRTDHPLFQTIATLSKLRVATPALTRGRQVTRAYHDASGEGVPGLFAVSRFDPASDAEVVIAFNTSAAPIAANIEVETRSTDFTALYGTGCPTTATAPGSVAVTIAPFSTIVCAAKESR, from the coding sequence GATCGCTTCGCCAATGGCGATCGGCGCAACGATCGCGGCGGGATCGCGGGCGACCGGTTCGCGCATGGGTTCGACCCGACGCATAAGGGCTTTTTCCATGGCGGCGACATCAAGGGGCTGATCGACCGGCTCGACTATATCCAGTCGCTGGGAATGACCGCGATCTGGCTGACACCGGTGTTCAAGAACAAGCCGATGCAGGGCGGCAAGGGCGAGGAATCGGCGGGATATCACGGCTATTGGATCACCGATTTCACCACGGTCGATCCGCATCTGGGGGCCGATACCGATTTCACCGCGCTGGTGGCGGCGGCGCATGCGCGCGGCATGAAGGTGTATATGGACATCATCGCCAACCACACCGCCGATGTGTTCTATTTCGCCGAATGCGAGGGCAAGGCGACCTGCGCCTATCGCAGCCGGGCCGATTATCCCTATGCCACGCGCGGCGGGCCGAAGGGCGAGCCGATCAATCGGGGCTTTGCCGGCGATCGGGTGATGACGACGCAGAATTTCGCGCGGCTGACCGACCCGAATTACGCGTATGGCGTGAAAATAAAGCCCCAGGAACGTGCGATCAAGGTTCCGGCATGGCTGAACGAGCCGATCCACTATCATAACCGCGGCAACACAATGTTCTCCAACGAAAGCTCGACGATGGGCGATTTCGTCGGGCTGGACGATCTGATGACCGAGAGCCCGCGCGTGGCGCAGGGCATGATCAACATTTATGGCGACTGGATCGACCGGTTCGGCGTCGATGGCTTTCGCATCGATACCGCGCGGCATGTGAACCCCGAATTCTGGACCAAGTTCACCCCGGCGATGCTCGACCGCGCGAAGGCGAAGGGCATTCCCAATTTCCATATCTTCGGCGAAGCGGCGTGGAGCGAGCTGGAAATCGGCTTGTTGCAGCGTCACACCGTCGTCGACAAATTGCCGAGTGTGCTGGATTTCGCGTTTGCGACAGCGGTTCAGCAGACCGTGGCGGAGGGCAAGCCGACCGCCGCGCTCGCCAAATTATTCTGGGGCGATGCGATGTATGCCGGGGGCGAGCCCGCCGCGCTGCAATTGCCGACCTTCATCGGCAACCACGATCAGGGGCGCTTCGCGATGTTCGTGACCAGAGCCAATCCGCAAGCCGACGACGCCGAGTTGCTCGCGCGGACTCGGCTGGGGCACGAGATGCTGCTGACGCTGCGCGGCGTCCCCACGATCTATTACGGCGACGAACAGGGTTTTGCGGGCAAGGGCAATGATCAGGATTCGCGCCAGACGATGTTCGCATCAAGCGCCGCGACCTATCTGGAAGAAAAGCTGGTCGGCACCGCGCGGACGCATCGCGAGGATCATTTCCGCACCGATCATCCGCTGTTCCAGACCATCGCCACCTTGTCGAAGCTGCGCGTCGCGACCCCGGCGCTGACGCGCGGGCGGCAGGTGACGCGTGCGTATCACGATGCTTCGGGCGAAGGTGTACCGGGGCTGTTCGCCGTCAGCCGCTTCGACCCGGCAAGCGATGCCGAGGTGGTGATCGCGTTCAACACCTCCGCCGCGCCAATTGCCGCCAATATCGAGGTCGAGACGCGCTCGACCGATTTTACTGCGCTGTACGGCACCGGCTGTCCGACGACGGCTACGGCACCCGGATCGGTCGCAGTGACGATCGCGCCATTCTCGACGATTGTCTGCGCGGCAAAGGAGTCGCGGTGA
- a CDS encoding alpha-amylase family glycosyl hydrolase: MSTAPRSLLANAEPWWKGAVIYQIYPRSFADANGDGVGDLPGITQRLDHVASLGVDAIWLSPFFTSPMRDSGYDVADFCGVDPVFGTIADFDALVAKAHRLGLKVLIDQVYSHSSDRHPWFVESRSSRDNAKADWYVWADPKPDGSPPSNWQSVFGGPAWQWDARRTQYYLHNFLVEQPDLNLHHPQVQEAMLGAARFWLERGVDGFRFDALNFAMHDPLLRDNPPLPPTNRARRRSFDFQDKIHNQSHPDIPVFIERLAAEMRSYGATFSMAEVGGDHWAQEMALYTQGAARLDSAYGFNFLYAEALTPALVVDALSVWPDAPDHGWPSWAFENHDAPRAVSRWTAPAHARAFARMKMLLLLSLRGNAILYQGEELGLGQVEIPFDRLVDPEAIANWPITLSRDGVRTPMPWQGDAKDRGFGSIDPWLPHGADHGALAVDQQEADGDSLLHWTRRLIALRRAEPALRSGSSRVVSADKAVLVLERAHPGGATLRCAFNLSDRAVAFAVDGAVLVATGDYSGGILGGYSAVVMRGRA; this comes from the coding sequence GTGAGCACTGCGCCAAGATCGCTGCTCGCCAACGCCGAGCCTTGGTGGAAGGGGGCGGTGATCTATCAGATTTATCCCCGCAGCTTTGCCGATGCCAATGGCGACGGCGTCGGCGACCTGCCCGGCATCACCCAGCGGCTCGACCATGTGGCCAGCCTGGGTGTCGATGCGATCTGGCTGTCGCCCTTCTTCACTTCGCCGATGCGCGATTCGGGCTATGACGTCGCCGATTTCTGCGGGGTCGACCCGGTATTCGGGACGATTGCCGATTTCGACGCCCTGGTGGCCAAGGCGCATCGGCTCGGGCTGAAAGTGCTGATCGATCAGGTCTATTCGCATTCGTCGGACCGACATCCCTGGTTCGTCGAAAGCCGCTCCAGCCGCGACAACGCAAAGGCCGACTGGTATGTCTGGGCCGATCCCAAGCCCGATGGATCGCCGCCATCGAACTGGCAATCGGTATTCGGTGGCCCGGCATGGCAGTGGGATGCGCGGCGCACGCAATATTATCTGCACAATTTCCTGGTCGAACAGCCCGATCTGAACCTCCATCATCCGCAGGTGCAGGAAGCGATGCTGGGCGCGGCGCGGTTCTGGCTCGAGCGCGGCGTCGATGGCTTTCGCTTCGATGCGCTCAATTTCGCGATGCACGATCCTTTGCTGAGGGATAATCCGCCGCTACCGCCGACCAACCGCGCGCGCCGGCGTTCGTTCGATTTCCAGGACAAGATCCACAACCAGTCGCATCCCGATATTCCCGTCTTCATCGAACGGCTGGCGGCCGAGATGCGATCCTATGGCGCCACATTCTCGATGGCCGAAGTCGGCGGCGATCACTGGGCGCAGGAAATGGCGTTGTATACGCAAGGCGCGGCGCGGCTCGACAGCGCCTATGGCTTCAACTTCCTCTATGCCGAAGCGCTGACGCCCGCGCTGGTGGTGGATGCGCTTTCGGTTTGGCCCGATGCGCCCGATCATGGTTGGCCGAGCTGGGCGTTCGAGAATCACGATGCGCCGCGCGCGGTCTCGCGGTGGACGGCCCCCGCGCATGCGCGAGCGTTCGCGCGGATGAAGATGCTGCTGCTGCTGAGCCTGCGCGGCAATGCGATCCTGTACCAGGGCGAAGAATTGGGGCTGGGACAAGTGGAGATACCCTTCGACCGGCTGGTCGATCCCGAAGCGATCGCCAACTGGCCGATAACGCTGTCGCGCGACGGCGTGCGTACGCCGATGCCCTGGCAAGGCGATGCCAAGGATCGCGGCTTCGGTTCGATCGATCCCTGGCTGCCCCATGGGGCCGATCATGGCGCGTTGGCGGTGGACCAGCAGGAGGCCGATGGCGATTCGCTGCTGCACTGGACCAGGCGGCTCATCGCACTGCGCCGCGCGGAACCCGCGCTGCGATCAGGTTCCTCGCGCGTCGTCTCGGCGGACAAGGCGGTGCTGGTGCTGGAGCGCGCGCATCCGGGCGGCGCAACCTTGCGCTGTGCGTTCAACCTGTCCGACCGCGCGGTGGCATTTGCCGTGGATGGCGCGGTGCTGGTGGCAACAGGGGATTATAGCGGCGGCATATTGGGAGGGTATTCGGCCGTGGTGATGCGGGGCCGAGCGTAA